A region of the Caviibacter abscessus genome:
CCTTCCTAGGCACCATTTTGTATATTATAAAGGAGAATAAAATGTTATCACTTGAATTAACAGAAAAAGAACTAGAACAAGCTAATTATAACCCTGAAGCAATAAAAAATATACTTGTTTCAAGAGCTATATATAATGAAAGCTATAATTATGAATTTACTGAAGAACAACTTGAAGAAATTAAATATATAGAACAAAATGAGGCAGTTAGACTTTACATGAGAAAAACTGTTGAACCAAGATTACTTGTTACAGAAACAACAATAATTGATAAATATAATGAAAATAAAAGCTACTTTGAATCACAAAACATATCTTTTTCTAAAGCTCATGACATTATAAAAAATCAACTTACACAAGAAATTAATTTTGGATTAGAACAAGATTTAGTATACAATTTGGTCCACAACATGGAAGAAAGTGTTACTTTATCTAAACAAGACTTAGTATTTACTAAGGGAAATCCCGATTTAATAAAATCTATTCTATTACAAAATCTATTAAAACAAGAAGCAATAAAAAATACTTTTTTTGAGGATAATGCTGATGAACTTGAAACAATAAAAAAAGAAATAAGACTTAAATATTACGCAGATATACTTTGTAGTAAAGATGTTAAAATAACAGAGGAAGAAGTTAGCAAATATTATGTAGATCATACTAAAGATTTTGAAAATATGGATATTCAATATGCTTATTCTCAAATATCAACTTTCTTATTTCAAACAAAAGTAAATGAAAATATGAGCAAATATATAAAAGAAATAACTGATAAATATGAAATTGATAAAAAGATTGAAAAATATAAAAAAGATGATGGAGCTGTTATTAACTAATGATTAATTATAATGGGCAGGAACTTTGGACTTACTTTTTTAATAAGCCAAAAAGATATTACAATAAATATATGTTTGAAATGGTTGAATACCCAAATTATTTAATATTTTCAGGTGAAGAAATTAAAAATCTAAAAGGCAATTGGAATAATGTTTTCCAAAATGAAAATGGTATTTATCTTGAAATAGGATCAGGTAGCGGTAATTTCACTATTGAAATGGCTACTAAACATAAAGACAAAAATTTTATTGGTGATGAACTAAGGCTTAAAAGACTTGTCTATTCTGCTAAAAAATCAGAAAAACGTGATTTAAAAAATATTAAATTTATAAGATATGATGCTACTCATTTAAATGAATTTATAGCTCATGATGAACTTTCCGGTCTTTTTATAAACTTCCCTGATCCTTGGGAAGGTGAAGAACATAAAAGAATATTGTCAGAAAGCTTACTTAATACTTTAAGACCTCTGCTAAAAGACAATTCAAAAATATATTTTAAAACAGATCATCTAGATTACTATAACTCTGTCTTAGAGTTAATAAAAAAAACTGATAATTACAAAGTAATTTATCACACTGACGATTTACATAACACTGACTACAAACCAGAAAACATTAGAACTGAGTTTGAAAATTTATTTATTAATAAATTAAAAATAAGTATTAAATATATTGAAATTTTAAAATGTAAGGAATAGTAATGGAACTGATACTTAAAGAAAAAATAAATTTAGACAATAAAATTAAAGATTTTACGCTAAATCCATTAAATAATACTCTTATCACTATTGGTAAAGGTCTAACTTTCTTTAAGAAAAATTTTTCTAAAGATAAACAAATTATAAAAAACATAAATAATTGTGAAACAATTAAGTATATAAAAGAAGAAAGTCAACTTTTTACTTCTTCTTCTTTTTATATTATAAGCAGTAATAATTATATATACAAATGCGATAGTTCAAGTAAAAAAGTTCTTGATTGTATATTTAAACCGAATTTTAACATTGAATCAATTAATGTTACAAATAAAGGTAAAATAA
Encoded here:
- the trmB gene encoding tRNA (guanosine(46)-N7)-methyltransferase TrmB, coding for MINYNGQELWTYFFNKPKRYYNKYMFEMVEYPNYLIFSGEEIKNLKGNWNNVFQNENGIYLEIGSGSGNFTIEMATKHKDKNFIGDELRLKRLVYSAKKSEKRDLKNIKFIRYDATHLNEFIAHDELSGLFINFPDPWEGEEHKRILSESLLNTLRPLLKDNSKIYFKTDHLDYYNSVLELIKKTDNYKVIYHTDDLHNTDYKPENIRTEFENLFINKLKISIKYIEILKCKE